In Microtus pennsylvanicus isolate mMicPen1 chromosome 12, mMicPen1.hap1, whole genome shotgun sequence, the following proteins share a genomic window:
- the LOC142832799 gene encoding large ribosomal subunit protein eL34-like, translated as MVQRLTYHRRLSYNTASNKTRLSRTPGNRIVYLYTKKVGKAPKSACGVCPGRLRGVRAVRPKVLMRLSKTKKHVSRAYDGSMCAKCVRDRIKRAFLIEEQKIVVKVLKAQAQSQKAK; from the coding sequence ATGGTCCAGCGTTTGACATACCATCGTAGGCTCTCCTACAACACAGCCTCCAACAAAACTAGGCTGTCTCGAACCCCTGGCAACAGGATTGTTTACCTTTACACCAAGAAGGTTGGAAAAGCACCTAAATCAGCATGCGGTGTGTGCCCAGGCCGACTCCGAGGGGTTCGTGCTGTGAGACCGAAAGTCCTCATGAGATTGTCTAAGACAAAGAAGCATGTCAGCCGGGCCTATGATGGCTCCATGTGTGCCAAGTGTGTCCGTGACAGGATCAAGCGGGCTTTCCTTATTGAGGAGCAGAAAATTGTTGTGAAAGTGTTGAAGGCACAAGCGCAGAGTCAGAAAGCGAAATAA